A genomic region of Metopolophium dirhodum isolate CAU chromosome 1, ASM1992520v1, whole genome shotgun sequence contains the following coding sequences:
- the LOC132932755 gene encoding uncharacterized protein LOC132932755, whose translation MNYIKINFNAAVQTLNMSTAAPAPPAETAVAARHRHQPPRKAPPKRRCYRCNKMGHTVRQCLAPQTPRRAPATQRGGLSSVRVRPPRSLSARSTRTQTPGPQPIGISTPMASTVSNIFNPNSAK comes from the exons atgAATTATATAAAGATCAACTTCAATGCGGCGGTGCAAACACTAAACATGAGCACCGCCGCCCCTGCACCGCCGGCCGAGACCGCCGTCGCCGCACGCCATCGCCATCAACCGCCGCGAAAGGCACCCCCCAAACGCC GATGTTATAGATGCAATAAAATGGGGCACACTGTCCGGCAATGCCTCG ccCCACAAACACCTAGGAGAGCACCAGCCACACAACGTGGAGGGTTGAGTTCCGTTAGGGTAAGGCCGCCGCGGAGTCTGAGTGCAAGGTCGACACGCACTCAGACTCCCGGTCCCCAACCTATCGGAATATCAACCCCGATGGCATCAAccgtaagtaatatttttaatcctaatagtgctaaataa